A window from Solanum stenotomum isolate F172 chromosome 7, ASM1918654v1, whole genome shotgun sequence encodes these proteins:
- the LOC125870726 gene encoding uncharacterized protein LOC125870726 isoform X1, with translation MNGLQNGRSRTYDKPSPGCLGQMVNLFDLNSGVAGNRLLTDKPHRDGSLSRSQSDLVRLPPSSEDQVEEKMVVSDLKLTNSNRKSNGTPMKMLIAQEMSKEIDSRHNPPSVVAKLMGLDALPQKSVPAIRSHFGGHSRCHTDSSFSYCQDENESLTEELQQGLHQYPELNEYKDVYEVWQHPAKMNSVRSKSPQKAKRDEISFEKKSAFVRQKFIEAKCLSIDEQLHQSKEFQDALDVLSSNTDLFLKFLQEPNPMFTQHLYNLQSIPPPPETKRITVLRPSKMIDDCKFSGSVKKNEKNISRAIHIGKGNKAKAHMEFSPPVASWNIDESHAQPTRIVVLKPSLGKTHNFRDASSSPSASPRVSQTETSFVNMEANEGQESREVAKAITQHMRVNIGGHQRDETLLSSVFGNGYIGDESSFNKSEKEYAAGNLSDSEVMSPASRHSWEYINRFGSPYSCSSLSRASYSHESSVSREAKKRLSERWAMVASNGSCQEQRQMRRSNSSTLGEMLALSDIKTTRRMEQDNIKEDPQISNSNSVSKSKDDEGINKSPKNLLRSMSVPVSSTAFSSQLNVDAPDPVTGENDLPKHTTKSRSTKSSLKGKFSNLFFSRTKKPNKDGAKCLQSNDDLQSGAKPLHSLSELDKYSGVDDPGVECSTTNIRESSCALTCEDLVGKQTATSLEVVLFGARSLRSRHLCENQDQPSPISVLETPFEEDDHPTRISSGGIKPDHHGAELSVHPLRSNLIDKSPPIGSIARTLSWDDSCADTASSVCVRPSSSTQRTEEVEREWFSFVQTLLNVAGLDEVQPDAFSTMWHSPESPLDPSLREKYIDLNEKDTLHESKRRQRRSTQKLVFDCVNAALLEIAGYGADNFQKAIPYMGVHNNLPQGTRLVLLEQVWDRMKEWFSSEVKYLSTDGGDLNSLVVEEMVGKEVMGKMWLENLRLELDNVGVEIEEKLLEELVNESVVELAGKM, from the exons ATGAATGGACTTCAGAATGGCAGGAGTCGTACTTATGATAAACCTTCTCCAGGATGCTTGGGACAAATGGTGAACCTTTTTGATTTGAATTCAGGGGTGGCAGGAAACAGGTTGCTTACAGATAAACCACATCGTGATG GTTCACTCTCAAGGAGCCAATCAGATCTGGTGAGGTTGCCACCATCTTCTGAGGATCAAGTAGAAGAAAAAATG GTTGTCTCGGATTTGAAGCTGACTAATTCAAACAGGAAATCAAATGGAACGCCAATGAAGATGCTCATAGCCCAAGAAATGTCCAAGGAAATAGATTCTAGACACAATCCACCTAGTGTTGTTGCTAAACTGATGGGGCTTGATGCTCTTCCCCAGAAATCTGTTCCAGCTATAAGAAGTCATTTTGGAGGTCATTCACGGTGTCATACAGATTCCTCTTTCAGCTATTGCCAGGACGAAAATGAATCCTTGACGGAAGAACTGCAGCAAGGATTACATCAATACCCCGAGCTGAATGAATATAAAGATGTTTATGAAGTTTGGCAGCACCCCGCAAAAATGAACTCTGTGAGAAGTAAATCCCCACAAAAGGCAAAACGCGATGAAATTAGTTTTGAAAAGAAGTCAGCTTTTGTTCGTCAGAAGTTTATTGAAGCAAAATGTTTATCCATAGATGAACAACTTCACCAGTCTAAGGAATTCCAAGATGCATTGGATGTCTTAAGTTCCAACACGGATCTGTTCCTCAAGTTTCTGCAAGAACCAAATCCAATGTTTACTCAGCATTTATATAATTTGCAGTCTATACCTCCTCCTCCTGAGACAAAGCGAATAACTGTTCTAAGACCATCAAAGATGATTGATGATTGTAAATTTAGTGGATCAgtgaagaaaaatgagaaaaatataagCAGAGCCATCCATATAGGCAAGGGCAACAAGGCCAAAGCTCATATGGAATTTTCCCCTCCTGTAGCAAGTTGGAACATTGATGAAAGTCATGCTCAACCTACACGAATAGTCGTATTAAAACCAAGTCTTGGTAAGACTCACAACTTTAGGGATGCAAGTTCTTCACCATCTGCATCACCAAGAGTATCACAAACTGAAACAAGTTTTGTCAACATGGAGGCTAATGAAGGTCAAGAATCAAGAGAAGTGGCAAAGGCTATTACACAGCACATGCGAGTAAACATAGGTGGACATCAAAGGGATGAAACGTTACTTTCTTCTGTATTTGGAAATGGCTACATTGGTGATGAAAGCTCATTTAATAAATCTGAAAAAGAGTATGCAGCTGGAAATCTCAGTGATTCTGAAGTCATGTCACCAGCTTCTAGGCACTCATGGGAATATATCAATAGGTTTGGCAGCCCTTATTCTTGTTCCTCCTTGAGCCGTGCTTCTTATTCCCATGAATCTTCAGTTTCCAGAGAAGCCAAGAAGCGACTTTCGGAGAGATGGGCAATGGTGGCATCTAATGGCAGTTGTCAAGAACAAAGACAAATGAGGAGAAGCAACAGCAGCACTTTAGGTGAAATGCTTGCTCTTTCTGATATTAAGACGACCAGAAGAATGGAGCAGGATAATATTAAAGAAGATCCCCAGATTTCAAATTCCAACTCTGTGAGTAAATCCAAAGATGATGAAGGTATCAACAAGTCACCAAAGAATCTTTTGAGATCTATGTCTGTTCCTGTATCCTCTACTGCATTCAGTTCACAGTTGAATGTGGATGCCCCAGATCCCGTGACAGGAGAAAATGACCTTCCCAAGCATACAACAAAATCTAGAAGTACAAAATCATCATTGAAAGGGAAGTTCTCAAATCTCTTTTTCTCTAGAACCAAAAAGCCAAACAAAGACGGAGCCAAGTGTTTGCAATCCAATGATGACTTGCAGTCTGGCGCAAAGCCTTTACATTCTCTATCAGAACTTGACAAATATAGTGGTGTTGATGATCCAGGGGTTGAGTGCTCAACAACCAATATTCGTGAATCATCATGTGCACTAACTTGCGAAGATTTGGTTGGGAAGCAAACCGCAACCTCTCTTGAG GTTGTGCTCTTTGGAGCAAGATCTTTGCGCTCCAGACACCTATGTGAGAACCAGGACCAACCAAGTCCTATATCAGTTTTGGAGACACCATTTGAAGAGGATGACCATCCAACACGTATATCATCTGGAGGTATCAAGCCAGACCATCATG GTGCCGAGTTATCTGTTCACCCTTTAAGGTCCAATTTGATTGACAAATCTCCTCCAATAGGATCAATTGCACGTACATTGTCCTGGGACGATTCTTGTGCAGATACAGCCAGTTCAGTTTGTGTAAGACCATCATCATCCACTCAGAGGACTGAGGAAGTAGAACGTGAATGGTTCTCTTTTGTTCAAACATTACTAAACGTGGCCGGCCTTGATGAAGTGCAGCCTGATGCTTTCTCAACCATGTGGCATTCTCCTGAAAGCCCTTTGGACCCATCACTCAGAGAAAAATACATTGATCTGAATGAGAAGGATACACTACATGAGTCTAAGCGAAGGCAAAGGAGATCAACCCAAAAGCTTGTGTTTGATTGTGTAAATGCAGCTTTACTAGAAATTGCAGGATATGGGGCAGACAACTTCCAAAAAGCCATACCTTATATGGGGGTCCACAATAATCTGCCACAGGGAACTAGACTAGTATTATTGGAACAAGTGTGGGACCGGATGAAGGAATGGTTTTCTAGTGAAGTGAAATATCTGTCTACTGATGGTGGGGACTTAAACAGCCTGGTTGTTGAGGAAATGGTAGGGAAGGAGGTGATGGGCAAAATGTGGCTTGAAAACTTGAGATTAGAATTAGACAACGTAGGAGTCGAAATTGAAGAGAAGTTGCTCGAAGAGCTTGTGAATGAATCCGTCGTTGAATTGGCAGGTAAAATGTGA
- the LOC125870726 gene encoding uncharacterized protein LOC125870726 isoform X2 yields MKMLIAQEMSKEIDSRHNPPSVVAKLMGLDALPQKSVPAIRSHFGGHSRCHTDSSFSYCQDENESLTEELQQGLHQYPELNEYKDVYEVWQHPAKMNSVRSKSPQKAKRDEISFEKKSAFVRQKFIEAKCLSIDEQLHQSKEFQDALDVLSSNTDLFLKFLQEPNPMFTQHLYNLQSIPPPPETKRITVLRPSKMIDDCKFSGSVKKNEKNISRAIHIGKGNKAKAHMEFSPPVASWNIDESHAQPTRIVVLKPSLGKTHNFRDASSSPSASPRVSQTETSFVNMEANEGQESREVAKAITQHMRVNIGGHQRDETLLSSVFGNGYIGDESSFNKSEKEYAAGNLSDSEVMSPASRHSWEYINRFGSPYSCSSLSRASYSHESSVSREAKKRLSERWAMVASNGSCQEQRQMRRSNSSTLGEMLALSDIKTTRRMEQDNIKEDPQISNSNSVSKSKDDEGINKSPKNLLRSMSVPVSSTAFSSQLNVDAPDPVTGENDLPKHTTKSRSTKSSLKGKFSNLFFSRTKKPNKDGAKCLQSNDDLQSGAKPLHSLSELDKYSGVDDPGVECSTTNIRESSCALTCEDLVGKQTATSLEVVLFGARSLRSRHLCENQDQPSPISVLETPFEEDDHPTRISSGGIKPDHHGAELSVHPLRSNLIDKSPPIGSIARTLSWDDSCADTASSVCVRPSSSTQRTEEVEREWFSFVQTLLNVAGLDEVQPDAFSTMWHSPESPLDPSLREKYIDLNEKDTLHESKRRQRRSTQKLVFDCVNAALLEIAGYGADNFQKAIPYMGVHNNLPQGTRLVLLEQVWDRMKEWFSSEVKYLSTDGGDLNSLVVEEMVGKEVMGKMWLENLRLELDNVGVEIEEKLLEELVNESVVELAGKM; encoded by the exons ATGAAGATGCTCATAGCCCAAGAAATGTCCAAGGAAATAGATTCTAGACACAATCCACCTAGTGTTGTTGCTAAACTGATGGGGCTTGATGCTCTTCCCCAGAAATCTGTTCCAGCTATAAGAAGTCATTTTGGAGGTCATTCACGGTGTCATACAGATTCCTCTTTCAGCTATTGCCAGGACGAAAATGAATCCTTGACGGAAGAACTGCAGCAAGGATTACATCAATACCCCGAGCTGAATGAATATAAAGATGTTTATGAAGTTTGGCAGCACCCCGCAAAAATGAACTCTGTGAGAAGTAAATCCCCACAAAAGGCAAAACGCGATGAAATTAGTTTTGAAAAGAAGTCAGCTTTTGTTCGTCAGAAGTTTATTGAAGCAAAATGTTTATCCATAGATGAACAACTTCACCAGTCTAAGGAATTCCAAGATGCATTGGATGTCTTAAGTTCCAACACGGATCTGTTCCTCAAGTTTCTGCAAGAACCAAATCCAATGTTTACTCAGCATTTATATAATTTGCAGTCTATACCTCCTCCTCCTGAGACAAAGCGAATAACTGTTCTAAGACCATCAAAGATGATTGATGATTGTAAATTTAGTGGATCAgtgaagaaaaatgagaaaaatataagCAGAGCCATCCATATAGGCAAGGGCAACAAGGCCAAAGCTCATATGGAATTTTCCCCTCCTGTAGCAAGTTGGAACATTGATGAAAGTCATGCTCAACCTACACGAATAGTCGTATTAAAACCAAGTCTTGGTAAGACTCACAACTTTAGGGATGCAAGTTCTTCACCATCTGCATCACCAAGAGTATCACAAACTGAAACAAGTTTTGTCAACATGGAGGCTAATGAAGGTCAAGAATCAAGAGAAGTGGCAAAGGCTATTACACAGCACATGCGAGTAAACATAGGTGGACATCAAAGGGATGAAACGTTACTTTCTTCTGTATTTGGAAATGGCTACATTGGTGATGAAAGCTCATTTAATAAATCTGAAAAAGAGTATGCAGCTGGAAATCTCAGTGATTCTGAAGTCATGTCACCAGCTTCTAGGCACTCATGGGAATATATCAATAGGTTTGGCAGCCCTTATTCTTGTTCCTCCTTGAGCCGTGCTTCTTATTCCCATGAATCTTCAGTTTCCAGAGAAGCCAAGAAGCGACTTTCGGAGAGATGGGCAATGGTGGCATCTAATGGCAGTTGTCAAGAACAAAGACAAATGAGGAGAAGCAACAGCAGCACTTTAGGTGAAATGCTTGCTCTTTCTGATATTAAGACGACCAGAAGAATGGAGCAGGATAATATTAAAGAAGATCCCCAGATTTCAAATTCCAACTCTGTGAGTAAATCCAAAGATGATGAAGGTATCAACAAGTCACCAAAGAATCTTTTGAGATCTATGTCTGTTCCTGTATCCTCTACTGCATTCAGTTCACAGTTGAATGTGGATGCCCCAGATCCCGTGACAGGAGAAAATGACCTTCCCAAGCATACAACAAAATCTAGAAGTACAAAATCATCATTGAAAGGGAAGTTCTCAAATCTCTTTTTCTCTAGAACCAAAAAGCCAAACAAAGACGGAGCCAAGTGTTTGCAATCCAATGATGACTTGCAGTCTGGCGCAAAGCCTTTACATTCTCTATCAGAACTTGACAAATATAGTGGTGTTGATGATCCAGGGGTTGAGTGCTCAACAACCAATATTCGTGAATCATCATGTGCACTAACTTGCGAAGATTTGGTTGGGAAGCAAACCGCAACCTCTCTTGAG GTTGTGCTCTTTGGAGCAAGATCTTTGCGCTCCAGACACCTATGTGAGAACCAGGACCAACCAAGTCCTATATCAGTTTTGGAGACACCATTTGAAGAGGATGACCATCCAACACGTATATCATCTGGAGGTATCAAGCCAGACCATCATG GTGCCGAGTTATCTGTTCACCCTTTAAGGTCCAATTTGATTGACAAATCTCCTCCAATAGGATCAATTGCACGTACATTGTCCTGGGACGATTCTTGTGCAGATACAGCCAGTTCAGTTTGTGTAAGACCATCATCATCCACTCAGAGGACTGAGGAAGTAGAACGTGAATGGTTCTCTTTTGTTCAAACATTACTAAACGTGGCCGGCCTTGATGAAGTGCAGCCTGATGCTTTCTCAACCATGTGGCATTCTCCTGAAAGCCCTTTGGACCCATCACTCAGAGAAAAATACATTGATCTGAATGAGAAGGATACACTACATGAGTCTAAGCGAAGGCAAAGGAGATCAACCCAAAAGCTTGTGTTTGATTGTGTAAATGCAGCTTTACTAGAAATTGCAGGATATGGGGCAGACAACTTCCAAAAAGCCATACCTTATATGGGGGTCCACAATAATCTGCCACAGGGAACTAGACTAGTATTATTGGAACAAGTGTGGGACCGGATGAAGGAATGGTTTTCTAGTGAAGTGAAATATCTGTCTACTGATGGTGGGGACTTAAACAGCCTGGTTGTTGAGGAAATGGTAGGGAAGGAGGTGATGGGCAAAATGTGGCTTGAAAACTTGAGATTAGAATTAGACAACGTAGGAGTCGAAATTGAAGAGAAGTTGCTCGAAGAGCTTGTGAATGAATCCGTCGTTGAATTGGCAGGTAAAATGTGA
- the LOC125871415 gene encoding tetraspanin-20, with protein MPTPCCQGFTAFLLKFLNFLQTFIGISIIIYSAYMLNHWHHHNNDVHDAQFLNFGSIDVSNSVVSALPELNKNSLPAPWFIYAFMGIGVILCCITCIGHVGAEAVNGCCLCFYSLLMMTFVLLEVSLVAFIAIDHHWEKDLPTDPTGELHSLRTFIQQNMDVCKWIGIVVVVIQAFSLFLAVVLRTLVSSPKLNYDMEGDYDVVGRTREPLLDPRLSQTSGLAKGDARGGHSDIWSSRMREKYHLDGEARHHIPNPNPS; from the exons ATGCCAACACCATGTTGCCAAGGTTTCACCGCATTTCTTCTgaaattcctcaatttcttACAAACTTTCATTGGTATCTCCATCATCATTTACTCTGCCTATATGCTTAACCACTGGCACCACCACAACAACGATGTTCATGACGCCCAGTTCCTCAATTTTGGCTCAATTGACGTTTCAAATTCTGTCGTCTCGGCTTTACCAGAGTTGAACAAAAATTCGCTTCCAGCTCCATG GTTTATATATGCATTCATGGGAATTGGCGTCATCTTATGTTGTATCACTTGTATTGGGCATGTTGGTGCTGAAGCTGTTAATGGGTGTTGCCTTTGCTTT TACTCTCTGCTAATGATGACTTTTGTACTCTTGGAAGTAAGTCTGGTTGCATTTATTGCAATTGATCATCATTGGGAGAAG GATCTTCCAACGGACCCAACTGGAGAACTTCACAGCCTCCGCACCTTTATTCAACAAAATATGGATGTTTGTAAGTGGATTGGCATTGTTGTCGTCGTAATTCAG GCATTCTCCTTATTTCTCGCAGTTGTTCTCAGAACTTTGGTTAGTAGCCCTAAACTAAATTATGATATGGAGGGAGATTATGATGTTGTTGGAAGAACGAGGGAGCCACTGCTTGATCCACGTTTGAGCCAAACATCTGGGTTGGCTAAAGGTGATGCAAGAGGTGGCCATTCTGACATCTGGAGTTCACGGATGAGGGAAAAG TATCATTTGGATGGAGAAGCAAGACATCATATACCAAACCCAAATCCATCATGA
- the LOC125871357 gene encoding GDSL esterase/lipase At4g28780-like, translating to MANPGFAITLAIVVITTFVTYSEGAPRAFFVFGDSLVDNGNNNFLATTARADSPPYGVDYPTHRPTGRFSNGLNIADLISKQLGADPTLPYLDPALDGDKLLVGANFASAGIGILNDTGIQFVNILRIYDQLDLFQQYQQRVSALIGAEQTTRLVNGALVLITLGGNDYVNNYFLTPISVRQLQYNIQDYSHVVITEYSKILTRLHDLGARRVLVTGTGPLGCVPAELALWSSNGECANELQQASKIFNPLLVQMTMRLNQQLSSDIFVAVNAMELQNDFINKPKEFGFVTSKIACCGQGPYNGLGLCTTASNLCTNRDEYAFWDAFHPTEKANKIIVKTIFTGSNKYISPMNLSTIMAIDSL from the exons ATGGCTAATCCAGGTTTTGCTATCACCTTAGCCATTGTTGTTATAACAACTTTTGTAACATACTCTGAGGGTGCACCTCGTGCTTTTTTTGTGTTTGGGGACTCACTTGTTGACAATGGCAATAACAACTTCTTGGCAACCACTGCCCGAGCTGATTCTCCGCCTTATGGCGTTGATTATCCAACTCATCGTCCTACTGGTCGTTTCTCCAATGGTTTAAACATTGCTGATCTTATAA GCAAACAACTTGGCGCTGATCCAACATTGCCGTATTTGGACCCTGCGCTTGATGGAGATAAGTTGCTAGTGGGAGCAAATTTTGCTTCCGCTGGAATTGGAATACTTAACGATACTGGGATACAGTTT GTGAATATATTAAGAATCTATGATCAACTAGACTTGTTTCAACAATACCAGCAACGTGTGAGTGCTCTAATAGGAGCTGAACAAACTACGCGGCTAGTGAATGGTGCGCTTGTCCTTATTACTCTTGGTGGCAATGACTATGTCAACAACTACTTCCTAACACCAATTTCCGTTAGACAACTTCAGTATAACATCCAGGATTACTCTCATGTCGTTATTACTGAGTACAGTAAGATTTTGACG AGACTACATGATCTTGGAGCTAGAAGAGTGCTAGTTACTGGAACTGGACCACTTGGTTGTGTCCCAGCAGAGCTAGCCTTGTGGAGCTCAAATGGGGAATGTGCTAACGAACTTCAACAAGCTTCAAAAATTTTCAACCCACTACTTGTCCAAATGACTATGCGTCTCAATCAACAACTTTCCTCTGATATCTTTGTTGCCGTCAATGCCATGGAACTGCAGAATGATTTCATCAACAAACCAAAAGAATTCG GTTTTGTTACATCAAAGATAGCATGTTGTGGACAAGGACCTTACAACGGACTTGGACTATGCACGACTGCATCAAATCTATGCACCAACAGAGATGAGTACGCGTTTTGGGATGCTTTCCATCCAACAGAAAAGGCGAACAAGATCATTGTTAAAACTATTTTTACTGGTTCGAACAAGTACATATCACCTATGAATTTAAGCACCATTATGGCCATCGATTCTCTGTAG